Proteins found in one Hevea brasiliensis isolate MT/VB/25A 57/8 chromosome 18, ASM3005281v1, whole genome shotgun sequence genomic segment:
- the LOC110640684 gene encoding alkylated DNA repair protein ALKBH8 homolog isoform X3, with protein MGLPRFIRPNGVDEQLSPNLYVANCGPSVGLSYEIIKSVFSKFGQVKGVYAADESGARVIVSYVDVGSAQAALKALDGHSCPDLGGRSLHIRFSVLQPTSEGQVNDSIPVSLVASELSIPGLYLWHDFINAKEEQELLTAVDDRPWNNLSKRRVQHYGYEFCYEVNEYPRGVGLSPHIDTHSAFEGLIFSLSLAGPCIMEFRRYLDGSWLPKTASSNDMKVKNLENGSNLIRRAIHLPPRSMLLLSGEARYAWHHYIPHHKIDMVNDNVIRRGSRRVSFTFRKVRKGPCQCEFPQYCDSQR; from the exons ATGGGTTTGCCAAGATTTATTCGGCCTAACGGAGTGGATGAGCAGCTAAGCCCTAATCTTTATGTAGCCAATTGCGGACCATCCGTTGGACTTTCATATGAGATAATTAAATCAGTTTTTAGCAAatttggacaagtgaaaggagtGTATGCTGCTGATGAGAGTGGTGCTCGTGTTATTGTTTCTTATGTTGATGTGGGTTCTGCCCAAGCTGCCTTGAAAGCTTTAGATGGACATTCTTGCCCTGATCTGGGAGGACGCTCTTTGCACATTCGTTTTTCTGTTCTTCAACCAACTTCTGAG GGTCAGGTGAATGATTCCATCCCAGTGTCGCTGGTGGCTTCAGAACTAAGCATCCCTGGCCTTTACTTGTGGCATGACTTTATTAATGCTAAAGAAGAACAG gAATTGCTTACAGCTGTTGATGATAGGCCTTGGAACAACCTTTCCAAAAGAAGGGTTCAGCATTATGGATATGAATTTTGTTATGAG GTTAATGAGTACCCTCGAGGGGTGGGCCTGTCCCCACACATTGACACCCATTCAGCATTTGAGGGTTTAATTTTTAGCCTTTCATTAGCAGGGCCTTGCATAATGGAGTTCCGGAGATATTTAGATGGTTCATGGCTTCCTAAAACTGCATCAAGTAATGATATGAAAGTTAAAAATCTTGAAAATGGCTCAAATTTAATAAGGAGGGCTATCCACCTTCCTCCTCGTTCTATGCTTCTATTATCTGGGGAAGCACGTTATGCTTGGCATCATTACATCCCACACCATAAG ATTGACATGGTAAATGACAATGTGATTAGAAGGGGCTCAAGAAGAGTATCTTTTACATTTCGTAAG GTACGAAAGGGTCCTTGCCAATGTGAATTTCCCCAGTATTGTGATTCTCAAAGATAA
- the LOC110640684 gene encoding alkylated DNA repair protein ALKBH8 homolog isoform X2, with protein MGLPRFIRPNGVDEQLSPNLYVANCGPSVGLSYEIIKSVFSKFGQVKGVYAADESGARVIVSYVDVGSAQAALKALDGHSCPDLGGRSLHIRFSVLQPTSEVNDSIPVSLVASELSIPGLYLWHDFINAKEEQELLTAVDDRPWNNLSKRRVQHYGYEFCYETRNVNTKEQLGELPSFVSSILERISSLPDLGDSASLVLDQLTVNEYPRGVGLSPHIDTHSAFEGLIFSLSLAGPCIMEFRRYLDGSWLPKTASSNDMKVKNLENGSNLIRRAIHLPPRSMLLLSGEARYAWHHYIPHHKIDMVNDNVIRRGSRRVSFTFRKVRKGPCQCEFPQYCDSQR; from the exons ATGGGTTTGCCAAGATTTATTCGGCCTAACGGAGTGGATGAGCAGCTAAGCCCTAATCTTTATGTAGCCAATTGCGGACCATCCGTTGGACTTTCATATGAGATAATTAAATCAGTTTTTAGCAAatttggacaagtgaaaggagtGTATGCTGCTGATGAGAGTGGTGCTCGTGTTATTGTTTCTTATGTTGATGTGGGTTCTGCCCAAGCTGCCTTGAAAGCTTTAGATGGACATTCTTGCCCTGATCTGGGAGGACGCTCTTTGCACATTCGTTTTTCTGTTCTTCAACCAACTTCTGAG GTGAATGATTCCATCCCAGTGTCGCTGGTGGCTTCAGAACTAAGCATCCCTGGCCTTTACTTGTGGCATGACTTTATTAATGCTAAAGAAGAACAG gAATTGCTTACAGCTGTTGATGATAGGCCTTGGAACAACCTTTCCAAAAGAAGGGTTCAGCATTATGGATATGAATTTTGTTATGAG ACAAGGAATGTCAATACGAAAGAACAGTTGGGTGAGCTTCCATCATTTGTTTCTTCCATTCTTGAAAGGATTTCATCGTTGCCAGACCTAGGAGATTCTGCAAGTTTAGTCTTGGACCAACTTACT GTTAATGAGTACCCTCGAGGGGTGGGCCTGTCCCCACACATTGACACCCATTCAGCATTTGAGGGTTTAATTTTTAGCCTTTCATTAGCAGGGCCTTGCATAATGGAGTTCCGGAGATATTTAGATGGTTCATGGCTTCCTAAAACTGCATCAAGTAATGATATGAAAGTTAAAAATCTTGAAAATGGCTCAAATTTAATAAGGAGGGCTATCCACCTTCCTCCTCGTTCTATGCTTCTATTATCTGGGGAAGCACGTTATGCTTGGCATCATTACATCCCACACCATAAG ATTGACATGGTAAATGACAATGTGATTAGAAGGGGCTCAAGAAGAGTATCTTTTACATTTCGTAAG GTACGAAAGGGTCCTTGCCAATGTGAATTTCCCCAGTATTGTGATTCTCAAAGATAA
- the LOC110640684 gene encoding alkylated DNA repair protein ALKBH8 homolog isoform X1 — MGLPRFIRPNGVDEQLSPNLYVANCGPSVGLSYEIIKSVFSKFGQVKGVYAADESGARVIVSYVDVGSAQAALKALDGHSCPDLGGRSLHIRFSVLQPTSEGQVNDSIPVSLVASELSIPGLYLWHDFINAKEEQELLTAVDDRPWNNLSKRRVQHYGYEFCYETRNVNTKEQLGELPSFVSSILERISSLPDLGDSASLVLDQLTVNEYPRGVGLSPHIDTHSAFEGLIFSLSLAGPCIMEFRRYLDGSWLPKTASSNDMKVKNLENGSNLIRRAIHLPPRSMLLLSGEARYAWHHYIPHHKIDMVNDNVIRRGSRRVSFTFRKVRKGPCQCEFPQYCDSQR; from the exons ATGGGTTTGCCAAGATTTATTCGGCCTAACGGAGTGGATGAGCAGCTAAGCCCTAATCTTTATGTAGCCAATTGCGGACCATCCGTTGGACTTTCATATGAGATAATTAAATCAGTTTTTAGCAAatttggacaagtgaaaggagtGTATGCTGCTGATGAGAGTGGTGCTCGTGTTATTGTTTCTTATGTTGATGTGGGTTCTGCCCAAGCTGCCTTGAAAGCTTTAGATGGACATTCTTGCCCTGATCTGGGAGGACGCTCTTTGCACATTCGTTTTTCTGTTCTTCAACCAACTTCTGAG GGTCAGGTGAATGATTCCATCCCAGTGTCGCTGGTGGCTTCAGAACTAAGCATCCCTGGCCTTTACTTGTGGCATGACTTTATTAATGCTAAAGAAGAACAG gAATTGCTTACAGCTGTTGATGATAGGCCTTGGAACAACCTTTCCAAAAGAAGGGTTCAGCATTATGGATATGAATTTTGTTATGAG ACAAGGAATGTCAATACGAAAGAACAGTTGGGTGAGCTTCCATCATTTGTTTCTTCCATTCTTGAAAGGATTTCATCGTTGCCAGACCTAGGAGATTCTGCAAGTTTAGTCTTGGACCAACTTACT GTTAATGAGTACCCTCGAGGGGTGGGCCTGTCCCCACACATTGACACCCATTCAGCATTTGAGGGTTTAATTTTTAGCCTTTCATTAGCAGGGCCTTGCATAATGGAGTTCCGGAGATATTTAGATGGTTCATGGCTTCCTAAAACTGCATCAAGTAATGATATGAAAGTTAAAAATCTTGAAAATGGCTCAAATTTAATAAGGAGGGCTATCCACCTTCCTCCTCGTTCTATGCTTCTATTATCTGGGGAAGCACGTTATGCTTGGCATCATTACATCCCACACCATAAG ATTGACATGGTAAATGACAATGTGATTAGAAGGGGCTCAAGAAGAGTATCTTTTACATTTCGTAAG GTACGAAAGGGTCCTTGCCAATGTGAATTTCCCCAGTATTGTGATTCTCAAAGATAA